The Niallia sp. Man26 genomic sequence GAAGTGCCTGAAGGTTTAAAAGTCGCTGAAAATCCTAAGTATGATGTAGGAAGTAATGCTATCATCAATGCAGACCATATGGAAGGCATGGACGGTGCTGAGGCAACTATTGTAGGTGCTTATGATACATTTGTTTATACGATATCGTACACACCTACAACAGGTGGAGAGAAAGTAACAGACCATAAATGGGTGATTCAAGAAGAAATTGAAGATGCTGGGGATGAAGCAATTGAGCCAGGTACAGAAGTAATAATCAATGCAGCTCATATGGAAGGCATGAATGGGGCAAAGGCTACAATTGATTCTGCAGAGAAAACAACGGTTTATATGGTCGATTACACTCCAACTACAGGGGGAGAAAAAGTAACGAACCATCAATGGGTTACTGAAAGTGAATTATCTCCAGTAGAATAATAAAAAAGGCTATCTTAAGTGCTGCACCCCAAAAGTTAGAGTTGAAATCTAACTTTTGGGGGTGTTTTTTTATGGCTAAATATAGTGGGAATTTCAAACTGAAAATTGTACAAGAGTATTTGCAAAGTGCTTTAAGTTATGACCGATTGGCGCAAAAATACAGTATTCCATCTTCTTCGCCAATTAAGAATTGGGTAAGTGCTTATAAAGCTTTTGGCGAGGAAGGGTTACAACGGAAAATAGTTAATGAGGAATACCCTGTTCATTCAAATTGGATGTATTACACTTTATGAAACAAACAGGTGCTTCTTTTCAAGAGACAGCGATTCAATTTAGGATAAATAATCCGAGTTTAATCGCCAATTGGAACAGTAAATTAGAAAAAGAAGGAAT encodes the following:
- a CDS encoding YdhK family protein → MKKKTFMKSSLILTLLVLLLAACSNNNNDNSSNSSEEEGMDMSSQDMEGMDMSGSGEVPEGLKVAENPKYDVGSNAIINADHMEGMDGAEATIVGAYDTFVYTISYTPTTGGEKVTDHKWVIQEEIEDAGDEAIEPGTEVIINAAHMEGMNGAKATIDSAEKTTVYMVDYTPTTGGEKVTNHQWVTESELSPVE
- a CDS encoding helix-turn-helix domain-containing protein; the encoded protein is MAKYSGNFKLKIVQEYLQSALSYDRLAQKYSIPSSSPIKNWVSAYKAFGEEGLQRKIVNEEYPVHSNWMYYTL